A stretch of Vespula vulgaris chromosome 15, iyVesVulg1.1, whole genome shotgun sequence DNA encodes these proteins:
- the LOC127069449 gene encoding zinc finger MIZ domain-containing protein 1 — MVAAATATATATASVVAMQDRQDIPAQFNQMQSQHGIPHQTYNTGYAQRGPMAGMGPVGMSNFNGMGTMSPMHSMNSMNSMNSMNGMNTMNPMTMGGMNGMNGMNGINGMSGMNGMNGMNPMSSMSNMGNMGMNNMMGPNNMQMNKMNMQAQPHQGYPRRLAPYPNPAIHMAQKRQQGPYANPNPAAMQPGFNNMSTTQYPNNYPATARPNFQPQYQPMQGMNPAAAGFGPNSMIRGTNMRQTTPSYNTASQAAAGQYYNGNGVPVSMGPTTVGNQFVGHQQNAAYGGGQSSYGAAAAAAAAATSQYQQDVASMRTTGAANLNYQHSPIPGNPTPPLTPATSMPPYISPNPDIKPNFNEIKSPVNIQKDDELRLTFPVRDGIILPPFRLEHNLAVSNHVFQLKSTVHQTLMWRSDLELQLKCFHHEDRQMNTNWPASVQVSVNATPLVIDRGENKTSHKPLYLKDVCQPGRNTIQITVSACCCSHLFVLQLVHRPSVRSVLQGLLRKRLLTAEHCITKIKRNFNNTISSNGIQSEKDVVEQTALKVSLKCPITFKRITLPARGHDCKHIQCFDLESYLQLNCERGSWRCPVCTKPAQLEGLEVDQYMWGILNTLNTAEVEEVTIDSAANWKPAKNLANIKSEEENDCKRMTKAMSPGSMNMPTMNNWDMNQAMSPYIPPDMSSIVSGSMMNNTSSTYGNNNINHRNSSGGSFDINPGTNNSTNNDYSSGTGPLTHLNESVNSLDPLNAMEKSLNDQMPHTPHTPHTPHTPHTPGGGNSGPPSVPPASQESTGNHNTSGNTSTNINTDTADIPSDLNFDPAAVIDGEGTGQEALNLLPDNVVDPMELLSYLDPPDLNTPPSSGASSGNPSSSDDILALFE; from the exons ATGGTGGCAGCTGCCACCGCTACGGCCACCGCCACTGCCAGCGTGGTGGCCATGCAGGACCGCCAAGATATCCCCGCACAATTCAATCAG ATGCAAAGCCAACATGGGATACCCCATCAAACTTACAACACAGGGTACGCCCAAAGAGGACCAATGGCAGGAATGGGGCCAGTTGGGATGAGCAACTTTAATGGCATGGGCACTATGAGCCCAATGCATTCTATGAATTCCATGAATTCGATGAACAGTATGAATGGGATGAACACGATGAATCCTATGACAATGGGAGGCATGAACGGCATGAACGGCATGAACGGTATTAACGGTATGAGCGGTATGAACGGTATGAACGGTATGAATCCTATGAGCTCCATGAGTAACATGGGTAACATGGGAATGAACAACATGATGGGACCTAACAACATGCAGATGAATAAGATGAACATGCAG GCGCAGCCTCATCAAGGATATCCGAGAAGATTAGCACCATATCCTAATCCGGCCATACATATGGCGCAAAAGAGACAGCAAGGTCCTTACGCTAATCCTAATCCTGCGGCGATGCAGCCAGGTTTTAACAACATGTCAACGACACAGTATCCAAATAATTATCCAGCTACGGCAAGACCAAACTTCCAACCTCAGTATCAACCGATGCAAGGCATGAATCCCGCCGCGGCTGGTTTTGGACCGAATTCAATGATACGTG GGACAAACATGAGGCAAACAACGCCATCGTATAATACGGCGTCTCAAGCAGCAGCAGGCCAATATTACAATGGCAATGGTGTACCAGTTAGTATGGGACCCACCACAGTAGGGAACCAATTCGTCGGTCATCAACAAAACGCAGCTTACGGTGGTGGACAATCTTCGTATGgagctgctgctgctgctgctgctgcggcCACAAGTCAATACCAACAGGATGTGGCGTCGATGAGAACGACGGGGGCAGCGAACCTGAATTATCAGCATAGTCCTATACCTGGGAATCCAACTCCTCCGTTAACGCCAGCGACCAGTATGCCACCTTACATCAGTCCAAATCCGGACATTAAAccaaatttcaatgaaatcaaATCGCCTGTCAATATAcaaa AAGACGACGAGTTAAGATTAACATTCCCCGTGAGAGACGGTATTATTCTTCCACCCTTCCGCTTAGAACATAATTTGGCTGTAAGCAACCACGTATTTCAACTGAAATCTACGGTTCATCAAACGTTAATGTGGCGATCCGATTTGGAGCTACAGCTTAAATGTTTCCACCACGAAGATAGACAAATGAATACAAATTGGCCCGCAAGCGTTCAGGTTTCTGTCAATGCAACGCCTCTCGTTATTGATCGTGGGGAAAACAAGACATCCCACAAGCCTCTTTATCTGAAAGACGTGTGCCAACCAGGAAGAAATACTATACAGATTACAGTATCCGCATGCTGTTGT TCACATCTATTCGTTCTCCAATTAGTTCATCGACCAAGTGTACGTAGCGTTCTACAAGGTTTATTACGCAAGAGATTACTTACCGCAGAACACTGCATAacgaaaatcaaaagaaattttaacaatACAATTTCGAGTAACGGCATTCAATCAGAGAAAGATGTCGTGGAACAAACAGCACTTAAG GTATCTTTAAAATGTCCTATAACTTTCAAACGTATTACACTGCCAGCGAGGGGACACGATTGCAAACATATACAATGTTTCGATTTGGAGTCTTACTTGCAATTAAATTGCGAACGGGGTTCATGGAGGTGTCCTGTGTGCAC AAAACCAGCTCAATTAGAAGGTTTGGAAGTCGATCAATATATGTGGGGAATTCTGAATACTCTGAATACTGCAGAGGTAGAAGAAGTAACGATAGACTCCGCGGCAAATTGGAAGCCTGCTAAAAATTTAGCCAATATTAAGTCGGAAGAGGAAAATGATTGTAAAAGAATGACGAAAGCGATGTCACCTGGAAGTATGAATATGCCCACTATGAATAATTGGGACATGAATCAAGCTATGAGTCCCTACATACCACCGGACATGAGCAGCATAGTAAGCGGCTCGATGATGAACAACACGTCGTCCACTTACGGGAACAATAATATCAATCACCGAAATTCATCTGGTGgatcgttcgatattaatCCTGGAACGAATAACTCAACCAATAACGATTATAGTAGCGGAACGGGACCTCTTACTCATTTGAATGAATCAGTGAATTCATTGGATCCCCTTAATGCTATGGAAAAATCGTTAAATGATCAG ATGCCGCATACTCCACACACACCTCATACCCCTCACACGCCGCACACACCGGGTGGTGGTAACAGTGGTCCACCAAGTGTTCCTCCTGCATCTCAGGAATCTACAGGAAACCATAATACGTCTGGTAATACgagtacaaatataaataccgATACCGCGGATATACCGTCAGACTTAAATTTCGATCCAGCTGCGGTTATAGATGGCGAGGGTACTGGTCAAGAAGCATTGAAT ctCTTGCCGGACAATGTCGTAGATCCAATGGAACTGCTTTCATATTTGGATCCACCTGATCTAAATACTCCACCTAGTAGTGGAGCAAGCAGTGGAAATCCCTCATCGAGCGACGACATATTGGCACTTTTTGAATAA